A genomic region of Streptosporangium lutulentum contains the following coding sequences:
- a CDS encoding polymorphic toxin-type HINT domain-containing protein — protein MEKVKLGDKVLATNPETGETAPEEVTALITGQGIKKLVHLTVDTDGEHGTATAAITATDGHPFWIPQLHQWLNAGELQPRMWLQTPTGTHVQVTAVRKRTTPQRVHNLTVDYLHTYYVLAGNTPVLVHNTGPGCSPTARILDQA, from the coding sequence ATCGAAAAAGTAAAACTCGGCGACAAGGTCCTGGCCACGAATCCAGAAACGGGAGAAACCGCCCCCGAAGAAGTCACCGCGCTGATCACCGGGCAAGGGATCAAGAAGCTCGTCCACCTCACGGTCGACACCGACGGCGAGCACGGCACAGCGACGGCCGCGATCACCGCGACAGACGGTCATCCATTCTGGATTCCCCAGCTGCACCAGTGGCTGAACGCCGGCGAACTACAGCCGCGTATGTGGCTCCAGACCCCCACCGGCACCCACGTTCAGGTCACAGCGGTCAGGAAGCGGACCACGCCGCAACGCGTCCACAACCTGACGGTCGATTACCTCCACACGTACTATGTACTCGCAGGAAATACGCCGGTGCTGGTGCACAATACCGGGCCAGGCTGTAGTCCGACGGCAAGGATTCTAGATCAGGCGTAG
- a CDS encoding IS630 family transposase: protein MARKGRRATFEEKVFALRLLGGSMSPDRVAEALGVGRESVFRWKRQARAGGIEALRIKKAPGRPRRLTPGQEQTIKAVVRDVTPRQVLGTAVVLWTRALVAMVIAAWFGIDLSVTATGRLLRGLGLSPQRPAYAALRRDPAAITGWTTVAFPAICRRARRRGTVVLFADEMSMRVDHRCGTTWALVGQTPVVSAGAGRRSVKMFSAVGADGTLRYRLGHGAMDRWAFLGFCAQLLRTITGPIVLIVDGSSIHTARAVGDFVARTGGRLRLFFLPAYAPEVNPDEWVNQNVKARVARQAVADEHELAAAMHRSMRRLQKRPDIVRAFFADPHLAYISP from the coding sequence ATGGCCAGAAAAGGTCGCAGAGCGACGTTCGAGGAGAAGGTCTTCGCCCTCCGGTTACTGGGAGGGAGCATGTCACCGGATCGGGTGGCTGAAGCACTGGGAGTAGGCCGCGAATCGGTGTTTCGGTGGAAACGCCAGGCGCGGGCGGGCGGTATCGAGGCGCTACGGATCAAGAAGGCGCCGGGCCGGCCACGGCGGCTCACCCCCGGCCAGGAGCAGACCATCAAGGCGGTGGTCCGTGACGTCACCCCCCGTCAGGTACTGGGCACGGCCGTTGTGCTGTGGACCAGGGCGCTGGTGGCGATGGTGATCGCGGCCTGGTTCGGGATCGACCTGTCGGTGACGGCGACCGGGCGGCTGCTGCGCGGGCTGGGCCTGTCGCCACAGCGTCCGGCCTACGCCGCACTCCGGCGTGATCCGGCGGCCATCACCGGGTGGACGACGGTGGCCTTCCCGGCAATCTGCCGCCGGGCGCGCAGACGCGGGACAGTGGTGTTGTTCGCCGACGAGATGAGCATGCGTGTCGATCACCGCTGCGGCACCACCTGGGCCCTGGTGGGGCAGACGCCGGTCGTGTCAGCCGGGGCGGGTCGCCGGTCGGTGAAGATGTTCTCGGCGGTCGGGGCCGACGGCACACTGCGCTATCGGCTGGGACACGGCGCGATGGACCGGTGGGCGTTCCTCGGGTTCTGCGCGCAGCTGCTGCGCACCATTACCGGGCCGATCGTTTTGATCGTCGACGGCTCGTCGATTCATACCGCCCGAGCGGTCGGTGATTTCGTCGCGCGTACCGGCGGGCGGCTGCGGTTGTTTTTCCTGCCCGCGTATGCGCCGGAGGTCAACCCCGATGAGTGGGTCAACCAAAACGTCAAGGCCCGGGTGGCGCGCCAGGCGGTCGCCGATGAGCATGAGCTGGCCGCGGCTATGCACCGCAGCATGCGCCGGCTGCAAAAGCGTCCCGACATTGTCCGGGCCTTCTTCGCCGATCCGCATCTGGCCTACATCAGCCCATAA
- a CDS encoding integrase core domain-containing protein — MRRPVESSQFASWAFTERAKASGLVPSMGSAGDCYDNAMIEAFWSRMQVELLDRQRWNTRIELANAIFEYLEIWHNRQRRHSSLGMLTPIEFEKTTIVA, encoded by the coding sequence TTGCGACGACCGGTTGAGTCCAGCCAGTTCGCCTCCTGGGCCTTCACCGAGCGTGCCAAGGCATCCGGTCTGGTGCCCTCGATGGGCAGTGCCGGCGACTGCTACGACAACGCCATGATTGAGGCATTCTGGTCTCGTATGCAGGTCGAGCTGCTCGACCGTCAACGCTGGAATACCCGGATCGAGCTCGCCAACGCCATCTTCGAGTACCTGGAGATCTGGCATAACCGGCAACGACGGCACAGCAGCCTTGGCATGCTGACCCCGATAGAATTCGAGAAAACGACCATTGTGGCATGA
- a CDS encoding transposase, giving the protein MGRRGYPSEFRRKVLDLIEAGRTVTDVARDLEISSQSIYSWRRQDRIDRGLEPGLTSGEKAELAAAKRRIAELETELQATRRAIELVRQVVPPKGASRPSR; this is encoded by the coding sequence ATGGGACGGCGTGGCTACCCATCGGAGTTCCGGCGCAAGGTGCTGGATCTCATCGAGGCAGGCCGCACGGTCACCGACGTGGCCCGTGACCTGGAGATCAGCAGCCAGTCCATCTACAGCTGGCGACGCCAGGACCGAATCGACCGCGGCCTGGAGCCCGGCCTGACCAGCGGCGAGAAAGCCGAACTGGCTGCGGCCAAGCGGCGCATCGCCGAGCTGGAGACCGAACTGCAGGCCACTCGTCGTGCCATCGAGCTGGTGCGCCAGGTGGTGCCCCCAAAAGGCGCTTCGAGGCCGTCGCGGTGA
- a CDS encoding transposase family protein: MITYRATLDVSRELVCHLSLLLSAERRRLGTRSGSRALTCFEQAVMGLRWFRDRTDRAALGRDHGVSRATAYRYIDEVIDVLADQAPDLHHALRRATDAGLTHLILDGTVIATDRCAEKTISVKGEPIDLWYSGKTRHHGGNIQALSAPCGLPLWVSAVEPGSVHDLTAARTHVLGALYKAAADGLPTLADSGYDGAGIGILTPVKHPADGRPLDLDTRTRNALLRALRCLGERGFALLTQRWRTLQRITASPSRIGDVVKAALVLTHFEHGYLK, translated from the coding sequence GTGATCACCTATCGTGCCACGCTTGACGTCTCTCGGGAGCTGGTTTGCCACCTCTCCCTGCTGCTGTCGGCCGAGCGCCGCCGACTGGGCACCCGCTCGGGTTCTCGGGCTCTGACCTGTTTTGAGCAGGCGGTGATGGGGTTGCGCTGGTTTCGCGACCGCACCGACCGGGCTGCCCTCGGCCGCGACCACGGCGTCTCCCGCGCCACCGCCTACCGCTACATCGACGAGGTCATCGACGTCCTGGCCGACCAGGCGCCCGATCTGCACCACGCCCTGCGGCGCGCCACCGACGCCGGCCTCACCCACCTGATCTTGGACGGCACCGTCATCGCCACCGACCGCTGCGCCGAGAAGACCATCAGCGTCAAAGGTGAACCCATCGACCTGTGGTACTCCGGAAAGACCCGCCACCATGGCGGTAACATCCAGGCGCTGTCCGCGCCCTGCGGCCTGCCGCTGTGGGTGTCGGCCGTCGAGCCCGGATCGGTGCACGACCTGACCGCCGCCCGCACACACGTCCTGGGAGCGCTGTACAAAGCCGCCGCCGACGGCCTGCCCACCTTGGCCGACTCCGGCTACGACGGTGCCGGCATCGGCATTCTCACCCCGGTCAAACACCCCGCCGACGGCCGGCCCCTCGACCTCGACACCCGCACCCGCAACGCGCTCCTGCGCGCCCTACGCTGCCTGGGCGAACGCGGCTTCGCCCTGCTCACCCAACGCTGGCGCACCCTCCAGCGCATCACCGCCAGCCCCAGCAGAATCGGCGACGTCGTCAAAGCCGCACTCGTTCTCACTCATTTCGAACACGGCTACCTGAAATGA
- a CDS encoding IS3 family transposase translates to MAGEAIPVEVGCRILQVSVSGYYAWRGRPPSQRTIRHAWLTDLIIEVHQNSRGTYGARRVHAELRLGQDVLVGHGAVELLMRRAGLAGVTGRPRWRRSAPDQIATDLVDRAFSRTGPNQLWVTDTEPIVSFGTIRVMG, encoded by the coding sequence ATGGCCGGCGAAGCCATCCCGGTCGAGGTCGGCTGCCGCATCCTGCAGGTCTCGGTCTCGGGTTACTACGCCTGGCGCGGCCGACCGCCCTCGCAGCGGACGATCCGGCACGCCTGGCTGACCGATCTGATCATTGAGGTCCATCAGAACTCCCGTGGCACCTACGGTGCTCGCCGCGTGCATGCTGAGCTGCGTCTGGGCCAGGATGTGTTGGTCGGGCACGGGGCAGTGGAACTGCTGATGCGCCGGGCCGGGCTGGCCGGGGTCACCGGCCGACCCAGGTGGCGTCGGTCTGCGCCCGACCAGATCGCCACCGACCTGGTCGACCGGGCCTTTTCCCGGACCGGTCCGAATCAGTTGTGGGTCACCGATACTGAGCCGATCGTAAGTTTTGGGACTATCCGTGTTATGGGCTGA